In Bombina bombina isolate aBomBom1 unplaced genomic scaffold, aBomBom1.pri scaffold_2485, whole genome shotgun sequence, a genomic segment contains:
- the LOC128643502 gene encoding dnaJ homolog subfamily C member 7 yields NFYSVLKYYFIELHSVFFINVCGVLICILPVDLDPSSLTDTEQYEEAVRDYEKVYQTESTKEHKQLLKNAQLELKKSKRKDYYKILGVDKNASEDDIKKAYRKRALMHHPDRHSGATAEVQKEEEKKFKEVGEAFTILSDPKKKARYDNGQDLEEDGVNMGDFDANNIFKAFFSSPGGFSFEVFNS; encoded by the exons TAATTTTTACTCTGTCTTGAAATATTACTTTATAGAGCTACACAgtgtattttttataaatgtttgtggtgttttaatttgtattctcCCTGTTGACCTTGATCCTTCCAGTTTAACAGACACAGAACAGTATGAAGAAGCAGTACGGGATTATGAAAAGGTTTACCAGACAGAAAGCACAAAAG AACACAAGCAGCTGCTTAAGAACGCACAGCTGGAACTTAAGAAGAGCAAAAGGAAAGATTACTACAAAATACTGGGAGTGGACAAGAATGCATCAGAAGACGATATAAAGAAAGCTTATAGAAAAAGGGCATTAATGCACCATCCAG ACCGACATAGTGGGGCCACAGCAGAGGttcagaaagaagaagagaaaaaattcaAGGAGGTGGGAGAAGCCTTCACAATTTTATCTGATCCTAAAAAGAAGGCACGGTATGACAACGGGCAGGACCTGGAAGAAGATGGCGTAAACATGGGAG aCTTTGATGCCAACAATATCTTCAAGGCTTTCTTCAGTAGTCCCGGAGGCTTCAGTTTTGAAG tttttaacagctag